From Solibaculum mannosilyticum:
CTCATGTTCCGCTTTACAGTCCGACAAATATTGCTTGAGTGCATCAGAATGGACGTATTCCAACACATCATCGATCGATGCTACTCCCATTTTGACGCCGGCATCGCATTCCCTCAAAAGCCGAATTGTATCCTGTTCAATCACAGTTTAACACCGTCCTTTCCGTTTTAAAGGAAGTATTCCCCAAATAACGGAAAAGATACTTGCTAAGCAGCGCGAGAACAAAATACAAAAGCCGTCGCACTGCTCTTCAGCACAACGAAAAAACGTGTTACAATTCCTCCATCGGGATCCGTAGGGTTACAGTTGTGCCCTGATCGCTGCTTTCTATTTCCATACTGCCGTTTACCATTTCCAGTAGACGGGTGCGTACATTTTCGATCCCGATATGAGCGTGGTCTCCCAGATTAGAATATTTCCCTGCCCTTTTTATCCCAATTCCATTGTCCTCAATTGTCACAATAGCTTGCCCTTTTTCCTTCTTCGTACGTATGGTAATGACCCCGCCTTCTTCCTTTTTCAGGATACCATGGCGCACAGCGTTTTCCACAAGCGGCTGTAGGGTCAAAGATGGAATAAAAAAATCGGTTATCTGGATATCGTAGACAATACGAAGTCGGTCTTGAAAACGCTGTTGTTCCAGATACAGGTAGTTCATGACATGGTCCAGTTCTTTTTCAAACGGTATGGGGGAGCGGGTTTTTAGACTATCCATATTTGCCCGCAGAAACAGAGAGAATTCTTTAATCGTTTTTTGCGCTTTTTCAGGATCGCGTTTGCATAAGTGGGAAATAGTCCCCAAAGCGTTATATAAAAAATGAGGTTGGATTTGGCTGAGCATGATGTCGATACGCAGTTCAGCAAGCTCCTGTTCCTGCCGGCGGAAAGCCAGCTCATGCTCAAACTGGATATTAACTAAAATAAATAACAGGGCGAGAGCCACACCAATGTTCACGACGGCCACACCCCGCAGCAACATTTGTATTGCGCCGCCTC
This genomic window contains:
- a CDS encoding sensor histidine kinase; this translates as MYDYRNIENKVKQLDQMIIANISLDIFSIVLSLVPIVYLLSSHRYKQRLNQYFLGVSISNIFMIIGDLPDWIIRDSSKPSMKITLSVSSALFYIASAFVLYFFARYISEYLKLSGKEKKGFLTAITIVCSVQIFFAIVSPFTGAIFYVTDIGYQRGSLFLISQLVPLFCYISFTVLVIVHRKKLTRREVMFFLLYIFVPLGGGAIQMLLRGVAVVNIGVALALLFILVNIQFEHELAFRRQEQELAELRIDIMLSQIQPHFLYNALGTISHLCKRDPEKAQKTIKEFSLFLRANMDSLKTRSPIPFEKELDHVMNYLYLEQQRFQDRLRIVYDIQITDFFIPSLTLQPLVENAVRHGILKKEEGGVITIRTKKEKGQAIVTIEDNGIGIKRAGKYSNLGDHAHIGIENVRTRLLEMVNGSMEIESSDQGTTVTLRIPMEEL